AAAGTCTATTAACCTTTCTCTCCAGAGACAGCCACTTCATGCAGGTATAATCAACCGAGAGGTGACCTTTCCCACCGCTGGTATATATGTTAGTCTCTTCTACAGATGCAATATCAGCAAACTCTGTTTGGACCTGACCCTTGACCGTGTCCCAAATCTAAACAAagtcggaaaaaaaaatcaatcaactAAAATAGCAGAAAGATGTTCCCTTTGAATAGATAACTATGAGGCAAATAACCACAATTAAAGAAAGCTGAAGGGTACCTTGATACGGCCATCACCGGTGCTAAGAGCTAAATAGTCTAGAGCAGGACTGAAAGAAGTCAATACATCCTTAATGTTCACCAAATTCATCTTTCCCTGAAACTGTTTCAAGCaaaacaatcaaatacaagCATACACAAACATCTCCAACACTAATAATCATTCAAAAGTATGGAACTTTTGGTTACTTTCTAATAAATCCACAACGAAAAGAGAAAACTTTCCCaccaaaaacaatataattGAAGAGCTTAGAGagattaacaaaaagaaaaacaaacagcTAACCAGTTCACACAGACAGACGGTGAAAGAAGCTGATGTCAAGCAaatatagctttcttcagtttCGCCAGGAGTGAGACTCTGAAGgcggaagagaagagaagagagagggagaggcAATGAGAAGGCGGAGGAGATTAGGGTTTTTCAGAggttttttcctctttttttttttgaaggaaAGAAAAAGACGGAGGTGAGGTCACTAATGGGCCTTTATAATCCATTTTTGTAATAGTTATTGGGCTTTGtcattattttttgttacaaaatggCCGAACAACCTGGGCCTCAAGGCTTAcgattaaaatatgattttcagATCAATCTAGGGTTAAATAATtccgagataaaaaaaaaagccttTTCTTGCGCTACAAGGTACCATTCTCAttttctcctgctctcttaatTTTCTTGCACTACAAGGGACGGTGACAGAAGAAGAGTACCACCATTCTTCGTTAGTGTGTGTGGTGACTTCATGGCTGATAATGATGATGCTTGGGCGGTGATGAAACCGATCGCTCCTGGCTTCCGATTTCATCCAACCGATGAAGAACTCATTACCTATTACTTGAAGAGGAAGGTTCAGGGCAAACCGATGCGTTTCGATGCGATAAGAGAAGTCAATGTTTACAAGCACGAGCCTTCTGACTTAGGaggttctttttctttttctcttcatcTCTCGATAGGTGTATTCTTCCTCTTATTCCTTGTTGCGTGTTAAGAGCTTTCGAGGTTGAAGACAAAGGACCAAGAATGGTACTTCTTCTGTCCCCTGGAGAAGAGGCAAAACAGCTCTACGGTTATAAACCGAGCAACGAAGAAAGGCTACTGGAAGAAAACGGGAGAAGACAAGCAAATCAAGAGAGGAGGAGACGATAAGTTGATCGGTGTGGTGAAGACCCTTGTGTTTCACAGAGGACGATCTCCAAAGGGTAACCGAACCAACTGGGTCATCTATGAGTATCGCCTCGTTCTAAAGAAACTTGAGGTCGTCTATAAGTATATTCTCTCTGTTTGGTTTTGATTCTGCTTTTTCTTGATGTGGAGGATTTGATTCAACAGTCTTGCATTTGCGGATGCAGATAGATTCTTACGTGTTGTGCAGAGTGATCCGCAAGGAACACGCCGGGCCATCTACTGCATGCATATATGCACCCTTCTCCGAACAAGACTGGGATGATGATGGTGGAATCAACGAGAAGAGTCAGCAGGTTTGTCCTTGAACACAGCTTTAAAAAGCTATGCAAACTCTTTGTTCCTGTTTAGTTGAGTCCATTAATAGAGAGattatcatatgtttttttttgagattacTGTGATTTGTTGAAGCATTTCAGTTTATAGTATATGCACTGTGATCAGTTCATTTGAGATTCTTACGTAAATGTTAAATGTTGTGTAGGAAAACCACTTGCAGGGAAAGAACCTCATTGAACTCAATGAGCACGTTAGAGAGTTTGATATAGATGAAGATCCCACAACAGTTGATCAGGACGGTAATAATAGTGAGCCATTGACGAAAGGATGTCTTCCACGCAAGCGCCAACTAGACTCCTTTGGAAGCTACAACAACTCAAGCCAGACCACTCAGGACGCTGTTTCTTCTGTTGCCGCCACGCTGGAGGAGAATGAAGCAGAACCATTTGCGACAATGGTGCCTACAAGCTCCTCCACCGAGCTGATCGACCATCTGGAGAAGGAGAAACAGCAGATGGCTGTGGCGAGAGACTTATAACCTTGACCTGATGAATGCAGAAGTGATGGTGAGTATTCTTCAGGGGCAGGTTGATGCATTGCGTGCGGAAAAcgaggagctgaagaagaccAACAGCAACAAGGGATAATGCTCTTGTACTTGTGAGCTGCGTGGACCTATTGGGAGCCTATATGAATctataattgtaaaaaaaaaaaattagatagaaACAAGTATTAGTGTTGAGGCTAATTATCGATCTTGCACGTTTGTATAGACATTGATGATGGGCTCCAACCTTTATTTTAAGTATAGAATATAGATTAGTTTAACAAATAGTCGCCTAACTAATACTTTAATAGCATCATATGAATCAAATATTCATCAAACTTCAGGTTTTAGTTTTAACATGCTAACTGACATAAGTGGATGTAGACATGATCGGTCAATCAACACACAAAGCTGGTCTAAAAGCCTGTTCTTGTCTATCTTGGTCCTACTGCATCTCACAACCCTTAGACATCAAACATTTACGTTCACTAAGTTAATTCTAGATTTTGCTTTGATCCCCACTCTACATTGTTACTCAATCCCACTGCTTTAAgcaatcaaaataaaataaaaccaaattatattaaagttatGCAAGAGACATCAACATTTACAGCAAAACAACATTCTCTCaagattttactaaattatctACTGTTACTCAAGCCTACTGCTTTGAGctatcaaaacaaaatcaatccATCACTTAATGTCGATTAGAGATTCACAAAAATCAACCATCCAAATGAATACTGAAACGTTTCAATACTTTCATAAGAGATAAAAGGAAAATCCATGAACAGAGGGTTTGTAACACCATTGTAATCATAAATAgcttgaaaagaaaaacaataccAAAAGAGAAATGgctagaacaaaaaaaaaacaagaagagaTGCTGACATGACTACCACCTATGAGCAAATCATTATGATCAAAAGGAACCAAAGATTCCTTCCAATAAGAAGCTTTATTATTACTTTGTCTCTTGCTTATGAGTCAAAGTCTCTATCTTTTCATCTTAGTCCTCAGACTCAATCTTCTTACCTTCACCATCACCACCACCCTTCTCTTCCAACAACCTCCCACTCTCCTCATCCCCTTGCTGAACCTTCTTCTGAGCCTCATTCGCCTTCAACGCCTGCAGCTTCGCGTGATTATAATACGCAACTCCCAAGAACGCAATCCCATACCCGAAAAGGTTAATAGGAGTCACGGTATCCTTAATCACAGACCACGAGAACGCGATCAACAGCCAATCTTTAACCACACCAGCAACATTCATCGTCAAAGCAGAGGTCTTCCCAACCAAAAGAAACACAGCAAGATTCAACGCAAACGCACAAAGCGAGTTCGTCCCGAAGATGGCGTAGTCAAAGTGGAAGCTCGACGTGTCTCTAAGCACGGGGAACTCCACGTAGATCCAAGGGATAAACAAGAACGCCAAGCAGCAAGGTGCCACGTAGTAGAGAGAAGTAATAGGGTTAAGCGTGATGCCTTTGGAGGTAAGCAAGATCTGAATCAACACAAGACGCGTCGCCTCGAAGGCAACAGCTCCTAGCTGGAGAATCACACCGAACACATCGAACCTCGCCTCACCGTAAGCAGCGACGGCGACACCAAACGAGATGGAGAGCATGTTGGTCATCGTGTCCGACTTGAAGCCTTCTTTCTTCAAGAGGACGCCGATGGAGTAGACGGCGACGGGCATGAGGGCTTTGAGCATCTGAATGAAGGAGACGGAGAGGTAGATGTAGGCGGAGTTGGAGAGCCAGAGGGAGAGGGAGTAGAGTGCCCCGATGGGGACGACGGATCTCAGGTAAGTCTCGCGGGACATGGAGACTGGCTCGACGAATTTGAAGACCTTGATGAGGAGGACGGCGAGGGTGGAGCAGAAGGACATGTGGATCATGGTGAGGGAGATCGGGAAAGGCCAGTTGTACATCTTCTTGTCGAGGATGTACTTGTTGTAGACGATCACCGTGAAGCTGAGGAAGATCCAGATCGCCACGTAGCTGTAGGAGAGGACGATCTTTTTTATCACGCTGTCGCTTAGCGTGCCTCCTTTCCCCATTGTGAcgacggtggtggtggtggctgcGGAGGCGAGAGGGAGGAGAGAGATTTGTTTTGGTGCTTTTGTGTTTGTTTGCTTTAGTTGAGATCcgtaatttttaaaagtcttcGGGATTTTCGGACACAAGTGATTGAGTTGTGGTGGGTCTTACGTGTTATTTATAAaggtgtttattaatttttaattaagtgATAATAATGTGAAGATAGCAGCGAGGAATTAGTAGCTTAATCATTACTATTGAGATAACGCTTtcgaaaacaataaaatattctataagTTTTGTAATTTATGGAAGTAgtagcatttttttttatcaacttacTATGTTCTCTTTAAactaaaaatctataaaaaaaaatcaatgttgataaatttgcttttatttatttagtggtgattttttttaaaatagaataaaatttgtttaattagTTACTAGTATGTTGATAATTCTGCACTAAGATAGTAACGAATGTTAGAAGGTAATCATTACTAATCACGAAATTAATTGAGATAACTCTtcgaatttatttataaaaagcaGTATATACAtgtaaacaaatttgataactCTTCAAATAAACAAATCTTTTGAAAACCAATGTAGATAAATTTATTTCTTCTTATATATGGtgattttaaagagaaaaaggtatcctaaaattagaataaaatttgtttaattagTTACTGAGTATGTTGATAATTCTGTAATAGGTTTTGAATCAAATGAgccgagattttttt
This genomic stretch from Brassica napus cultivar Da-Ae chromosome C9, Da-Ae, whole genome shotgun sequence harbors:
- the LOC106415705 gene encoding probable sugar phosphate/phosphate translocator At5g25400 codes for the protein MGKGGTLSDSVIKKIVLSYSYVAIWIFLSFTVIVYNKYILDKKMYNWPFPISLTMIHMSFCSTLAVLLIKVFKFVEPVSMSRETYLRSVVPIGALYSLSLWLSNSAYIYLSVSFIQMLKALMPVAVYSIGVLLKKEGFKSDTMTNMLSISFGVAVAAYGEARFDVFGVILQLGAVAFEATRLVLIQILLTSKGITLNPITSLYYVAPCCLAFLFIPWIYVEFPVLRDTSSFHFDYAIFGTNSLCAFALNLAVFLLVGKTSALTMNVAGVVKDWLLIAFSWSVIKDTVTPINLFGYGIAFLGVAYYNHAKLQALKANEAQKKVQQGDEESGRLLEEKGGGDGEGKKIESED